The region GAGCCAGGCTGAAGGGGCGCAGGGCTAATTCTCCCACGCTTTACATTCGTTGGCTGTCTGAAGTTCGGACAGGGATTTCATGACCGCCAGATAATCGATCCCTTCCATAACAGTGCCTGTACCAGGGTCAAACAATTCATCATCCGCGGAAGCGTTCGGGTTATAAGATTTCAGTTCGCGGTCGTACCATTCATAGATATCATTATATAAGTCTGCGGCCTGATCCAGCAAAGCCTGCAGTTTATTGATTTTTACCCTGATATTTTCTGGCACAAAGGGTTCGTCTGTTTTTAGCTTCATGAGATACCTCCTGATGATCTTATATCAGAAGTGTACCACATTTGATAGATCTTTCCAAAATATCTTGACAGAAGCCAAAAGCATCCGTATAGTAAAGGTAGGTGGTCACGACAGCCACCTACCTTTCTCATTAACCTATCATAGAAGATTTCAATTTACAGACTTTTTTTCATACCCCCGTTATTTCTTTCGCTGAATCGCATGTTTGGCCGCCGCGGCAATATGCTCTGGCGTCAAACCAAATGATTCCAGCAGTTCTTTTGGAGCACCCGAATGACCAAATTTATCTTCCACACCGATAAACTCAATAGGAACAGGTTCCGTTCCAACTATTACTTCCGAAACAGAACCGCCCAGGCCTCCTATCACATTATGCTCTTCTGCTGTCACAATAGCCCCTGTCTCTTTTGCCGCCTTAATGATAATATCCCTGTCAATCGGCTTAATTGTATGCATATCAATTACACGGGCATTTATGCCTTCCGCTTCCAGAATCTTCTCTGCCTTCAATGATTCCTGAACCATCAGGCCACAAGCAATAATTGTTACATCCGTACCGTCAGCCAACTGTACCCCTTTACCAATCTCAAATTTATAATTCTCAAAATTGTCCGTTACGCAATCCAGGGCGCAGCGGCCGGTTCTCAAATAACATGGCCCTTCATATTCCAAAACTGCCTTTGTTGCCAAACGTGTCTCATGAGAATCACAGGGCACAATTACTGTCATCTTTGGAATCGTACGCATCAAACTGATATCTTCGATGCACTGGTGGCTGGCTCCGTCCTCACCTACGGTCAAGCCGGCATGGCTTCCTATTATTTTCACATTTAATCCTGGATATGCCACACTGTTACGGATTTGGTCATAGGTACGCCCCGCTGCGAATACCGCAAAGGTATGTACCAGAGAAACAGCCCCACAGGTAGCAAAACCCGCCGCTATATCAACCATATTTGCTTCCGCGATACCGATATTAAAAAAACGTTCCGGATATTTCTCCGAAAAATACTGAGTCATTGTACAACTCTTCAAATCCGCATCAAAGACATAAACATTATCTCTATCACCAAATTCTTCCAATGCGAGGCCATATGCTACTCTAGTAGAAATATTTTCGCCCATTTTATCAGTCCTCCAATTCTGCAATTCTTTCGTCAAGTTCTGCATATGCTGTTTTAAATTCTTCCTCCGTGGGTTTTCCTCCGTGGAAGCGAACCTGATTTTCAAATATGGACACTCCTTTTCCCTTAACGGTATCTGCAACAATTACCGTCGGCTTCCCACTTGTTGAAGATGCCAATTCAATCACATTATGTATCTGTTCGATATCACTTCCGTCTATTTCCATTACATTCCACCCAAAGGCTCTGAACTTCTCTCCAATTGGATAGGGTGACATGACCTCTTCAAGGGAGCCATCCAATTGCAATTTATTATTGTCAACAAATGCGATTAAATTATCCACCCTGTAAAATCCAGCCGCCATAGCCGCTTCCCAGATCTGGCCTTCCTGAATTTCACCGTCTCCCATAATACAGAATACGCGATATCCCAGTTTTCTGCTTTGTCCATACATAGCCATGCCAAGTGCAACCGACAATCCCTGTCCCAACGATCCCCCTGACATATCAACCCCTGGAACATGGATTTCCACATGTCCTGAAAGGTCACTGTCAATTTTCCTAAAAGTTGCAAGATGTTCTGGTTTAAAAAAACCCTTCATCGCCAGAGCCGTATACAACGAGGGGGAGCAATGTCCTTTAGATAACACCAATCGGTCACGGTCTATCTTCTTTGGCTCATTTACATCTACATTCATCTCATCAAAATACAGAACCGATAAAATCTCCGCTATGGAGAATGATCCTCCTATATGTCCTGAGCCCGCGGTTTCAATGGTCTGTAATGCAAGCTTACGCATTTTATAAGCCTGCAGTTCTAATTGTCTTTTTAATTTACCGTCCATTACTACAAAATCCTCCTGAAATATTAATTAACAGTACTTATTTGGATGCATTCTGTTTTTTCTGTTTTAGGATATCAAAATAAACAGCGGAAATGATAATCATGCCCTTTAGGACAAATTGCCAATATGAATTTACATGCATCAAATTAAGACCATTGGAAATCACGCCAATGATTAAAACTCCAATCATCAAACCACCAACTGTACCGGTACCGCCAAAGAAGGATGTTCCTCCGAGTACTGCCGCCGCAATAGCATCTGTCTCATACCCTTCTCCGGTCGAAGGCTGACCAGAGGAGAGCCTGGCCGCCAGGACAACTCCACAGAATCCTGCAATCGTTCCGCTAATTGTCCATACCAGAATTTTTATCTTTTTGACATCAATTCCGGAAAAACGGGCAGATAATTCATTTCCACCAACCGCGTAAATATGCCGCCCGGTTCTTAATTTGTTTAGCAAGAAATAATCCATAATCAGGAATATTATCATATAGATAACCGGATATGGAACCACTCCCAGAGAACCCGTCCCAAACGCGCTAAAATTCGTATTCTTCGTAGTTACCGGAGAACCATTTGCAATCAGATATGCGGCTCCCCTGCATACAGACTGCATTGCCAGTGTCACCACAAAAGGATGGATTCCTGTATATGTAATGATGACGCCATTTATCAAGCCTACAAATGTCCCCACCAGGATTCCAACAGCAATACCCATGGGTATGGGGAGTCCAAAGCTTTCAAAGGTCATAACGCACATGACTCCACTAAGGGCAGCCAAGGCTCCTCCTGTCAGATCAATACCAGCCAATATAATAGCAAGCTGTACTCCAATCGCCAGATAACAGTTAGTAGCGCAAGTTCTCAATAAATTCACCATATTGGTTTTAGTTAAGAAATTATTTCCAAAAATTGCAAAAAGCGTGCCCATAGCAAATAAAGCAATAAGGATACCGCAGTTTAGCCTGAAATAGTTACGTGTTGCGCGAACCATAGCACTATTGGATCTTCTATTCATTTTTGTTCACCCCCATTGCGTATGTTAAAATCATCTCCTGAGAAATACCATCTTGGTGTGCCAGCTCTCCTGTAATCCGCCCTTCATGCATTATCACTACACGGTCACTCATATTCATAACCTCCGGCATTTCGGAAGAAATCAATATAATTGCCAATCCTTCCTTTGCCAGGTTATTAATGATAGTATATATCTCAGCTTTAGCCCCCACATCAATACCACGTGTAGGTTCATCCAGAATCAGCACCTCCGGATCCGTTGCCAACCACTTTGCAAGCAACACCTTTTGCTGATTGCCTCCTGACAAAGTTGAACAATTTACATTAGGGGACGGTGCCTTTATTTTCAGTGCATCTATACCCTGTTCAACAATCCCTGCTTCCTTATCAGCATCTACCCGCATCCCTCTCATGAATCGGTCCAGAACAGGAAGGGATATATTAAATGCAATTGTATTCTTTAATAACAGCCCCTCTGTTTTACGGCTCTCTGGAACGAGGGCAACACCTCTTTTTTGCATAAACATTGGGTCTGGCTTTTTTACCAATTCGCCTTTCAGATATATCTCTCCTGAATCCAAAGGATCCAGTCCCATAACAACTTTCATCAATTCCGACCGGCCAGCACCTACCAGACCGTAAAAACCGAGTATCTCTCCTTTTCGCACGGAAAAACTGCAATTTATGGCTCTTTTTCCTGCACATATATTTCTAGCTTCTAACACAACCTGTCCCAGCTCATTAAATGTCCTTACATAATAATTTCCCAAGTCCCGTCCAACCATAAGGGATATAAGCTGCGCCTCTGTACATTTTTTAGATTGGAGTTCACCCATAAATTCTCCGTCACGCATGATCGTAACCGCATCACACAACTGAAACACTTCTGCCATTTTATGCGTAATGAACACAATCCCCATACCCTGCTTTTTTAAATCGCCGACAGTCTTAAAAAGTATGTCCACTTCCTTTTCTGAAAGCGAGGATGTTGGCTCATCCAAGATGAGTATCTTTGCATTTAAGGAAAACGACTTTGCTATTTCTACCATCTGCTGCTGTCCTATTGAAAGTTTTCCGACATTTTCATTAGGATCCACTTCAAGGCCAACTCGTTCCAATAAGGGTCTTGCGGCCTCTGCCATCTTATCTTTATTTACCATTCCAAAAGAATTCCTCATTTCACGGCCCAGAAAGATATTTTCTGCAATTGTAAGATACGGTTCTAGCGCAAGTTCCTGATGGATAAATGCCACCCCCATATTCTGGGAGTCGTGGACTGAGTGGATACTGACCATCTTTCCTTCGATATATATGTCGCCCGAATCCGCTGTAAATACGCCTCCCAGCACATTCATGAGCGTAGACTTTCCCGCACCGTTCTCACCCATAAGCCCCATGACCTCGCCTTCATGTACGGTAATCGCCGCATTATTGAGCGCACGTACACCCGGAAAAGTCTTTACTATATTTTCCATGCGTAAAAGCTCTTTTTTCATCTTCTATGCTCCTTACCTTGTTACCCCTTGACAATTCGAAAGGGGAAAACCCCCATAGGTCTTCCCCTTTCGAGAGCACTCTTCATGCAAACTGGTTGGGACTTACTGCCAATCTGAAATATCAAAATCACCAATATTATCTGCCGTAATCAGTTCAACCGGAACAACTATTTCACTTTCCACAGTCTCGCCAGCCAAGTAGGAGAGCGCTACATCTACCGCACTAGCTCCAACAACAGACGGCTGTTGAGCCGCAGAACCGGTTGCAGAACCATTTGCCACATAACTCATAAAATCCGGATTCCCGTCAACACCATATATTACAATATCAGACCTATTGGACGCTGCGCACGCTTGTACACAGCCCAGCGCAGCCATATCGTTGATGCAAAAGAAGCCAGCAAGCCCGCTGTCGGCTGTAATTGCGTCTTCAGCAACCGGCAGTGTCGTTGCAGTATCTCCTGAAGTATCAGAAGTCCCTATAATATTAAAATAACCGCCAATGGTATCCCTAAATCCCTGCTCGCGCTGTACACACGCAGTTCCCGAAGGCTGATTCATAATATAAATTTTAGATCCCTCTTCCAGCTTTTCCATCATATTTTTTGCACATTCAACACCCGCCGCATAGTTATCAGAAGCAATCACCGATACCACTAAATCTGTGCGATCTGCAGCGGTATCCACATTAACAACCGGAATGTTGGCATCCGCACACGCCAAAAGCGCTTCTGTACATGCAGTACAATCCATAGGCGCCATAATGATTGCATCCACTTCCTGGTTAATCAAGTCATAAATGTAATTATTCATGGTTGCCTGATCGCTTTCAGCATCTACTGTAACCAACTGTCTGCCCGGATCCATTCCCTTATCAGTCATGGCATCCTTGATACCCCCCATCATAGCTGTCCAAAATGGATTATTCATCGTTGTTGGGACATACGCAATCGTTATATCTGATACAACTTTATCCGACTTTGCCTCCGCTGATGCAGCCTTATCGGCTCCTGATGACGTTTCCTCTTTTTCAGAAGACACTTCCGCCGTCTTTGTTGGTTCGCCGCTTCCCGCATCTGTGCCGGAACTTCCGCATCCAGCTAAGTTTGCAGCCATTGCCACTGCCATCATAATGCTCAGTACACCCTTCTTTTTCATATCATCTTCTCCTTTTTAACATGTTTTATATCTTTTTATCTTTTCCCGCGCGTAAAAAAGACAAATAGTATCCTGTCAGCATAATGCCTGCCGAATCCTTTCCAGTAATAGGTTGTTTTTAAACAGCTTTTCCAGCGCAATATAATACCCTCCCAGCAAAACCGTATCCTCTTTCAGCTTTGTGCATCTTATGGAAACATTTTCCATTATAGATGGATGGACGAACTGACTGACTGACCGCTGTACCTTCTCGAGGAATTCCGGCAAATCTGGATAATCCGCTCCCAATATGACACAGTCCGGGTTGATAATATAAACAATACTGGCAATTCCATATCCAAGCATCCACGCCATCTTATCAATTGCATAAACCGCCAGCGGGTCACCATTTTTATAAGCATCTAATATTTCCCAATAGGAGCTTTTTTCGGTTAATGGACTTTCCGGAAATTCATAAAGACGTTCCAACATATACCGCACTGCGCTTTCTGTGCCCGCACAGTATTCATAGGTACCCTGTATCCCATTCTGCACATGCTTTCCGTTATAATTGATACCCATATGTCCGATTTCTCCGGCGATTCCCAACTGTCCCTCTACAATTTTTCCATTTATTATAATTCCTGCCCCGATGCCAAATCCCACGGAGCCCAGAGCAACTAAACTGACATGCCTATCTGTCTGGCGTTCTTCGGCACATTTCCACTCAGCATAGGCTAATAATTTTGCATCGTGTTCAGATATAATAGGGCGGCCAAAAGCCTCCTCCAGTTCTTTATGTATATTGACCCAGCTTAACTGCTCAAATCCCGATACAAGGAATTCTTCCCGGTCTACATCTTTATCTTTACGGATATATGGTCCTGGTAATCCCAGACAAATTTCTATCACACGGTCTTTACCATACTGTTCTATCAGATTTTTTCCCGTCTCTTTCAGCCTTCTTATAATTTCATAAATATCTCTTTTTTCCAAAAATTCAAATCGTATATGATTAATCATATGTCCGTCAACGGAATACACGCTAACTCGGTAATCTTTCCGATTAATACTAATCGACATGATGTAAATTCCGTCCAGTTTAAGGCAAATCAATTCACCACGTCTCCCCGAAGCACTTTCTCCATCCACAGCAATAATACCCAAATCTAAAAATTCATTTATGATATTGGTTATGGTTGCTTTCTGAAGTCCAATCCGCGCCGAAAGGTCTGTCCTTGTCATACTTCCATTTTCCAGAAGGGTTTTAAGGACAAGAGTACGGTTTGTCTTCTG is a window of Enterocloster clostridioformis DNA encoding:
- a CDS encoding transketolase — protein: MDGKLKRQLELQAYKMRKLALQTIETAGSGHIGGSFSIAEILSVLYFDEMNVDVNEPKKIDRDRLVLSKGHCSPSLYTALAMKGFFKPEHLATFRKIDSDLSGHVEIHVPGVDMSGGSLGQGLSVALGMAMYGQSRKLGYRVFCIMGDGEIQEGQIWEAAMAAGFYRVDNLIAFVDNNKLQLDGSLEEVMSPYPIGEKFRAFGWNVMEIDGSDIEQIHNVIELASSTSGKPTVIVADTVKGKGVSIFENQVRFHGGKPTEEEFKTAYAELDERIAELED
- a CDS encoding transketolase family protein, with the protein product MGENISTRVAYGLALEEFGDRDNVYVFDADLKSCTMTQYFSEKYPERFFNIGIAEANMVDIAAGFATCGAVSLVHTFAVFAAGRTYDQIRNSVAYPGLNVKIIGSHAGLTVGEDGASHQCIEDISLMRTIPKMTVIVPCDSHETRLATKAVLEYEGPCYLRTGRCALDCVTDNFENYKFEIGKGVQLADGTDVTIIACGLMVQESLKAEKILEAEGINARVIDMHTIKPIDRDIIIKAAKETGAIVTAEEHNVIGGLGGSVSEVIVGTEPVPIEFIGVEDKFGHSGAPKELLESFGLTPEHIAAAAKHAIQRKK
- a CDS encoding ABC transporter permease; its protein translation is MNRRSNSAMVRATRNYFRLNCGILIALFAMGTLFAIFGNNFLTKTNMVNLLRTCATNCYLAIGVQLAIILAGIDLTGGALAALSGVMCVMTFESFGLPIPMGIAVGILVGTFVGLINGVIITYTGIHPFVVTLAMQSVCRGAAYLIANGSPVTTKNTNFSAFGTGSLGVVPYPVIYMIIFLIMDYFLLNKLRTGRHIYAVGGNELSARFSGIDVKKIKILVWTISGTIAGFCGVVLAARLSSGQPSTGEGYETDAIAAAVLGGTSFFGGTGTVGGLMIGVLIIGVISNGLNLMHVNSYWQFVLKGMIIISAVYFDILKQKKQNASK
- a CDS encoding sugar ABC transporter ATP-binding protein; protein product: MKKELLRMENIVKTFPGVRALNNAAITVHEGEVMGLMGENGAGKSTLMNVLGGVFTADSGDIYIEGKMVSIHSVHDSQNMGVAFIHQELALEPYLTIAENIFLGREMRNSFGMVNKDKMAEAARPLLERVGLEVDPNENVGKLSIGQQQMVEIAKSFSLNAKILILDEPTSSLSEKEVDILFKTVGDLKKQGMGIVFITHKMAEVFQLCDAVTIMRDGEFMGELQSKKCTEAQLISLMVGRDLGNYYVRTFNELGQVVLEARNICAGKRAINCSFSVRKGEILGFYGLVGAGRSELMKVVMGLDPLDSGEIYLKGELVKKPDPMFMQKRGVALVPESRKTEGLLLKNTIAFNISLPVLDRFMRGMRVDADKEAGIVEQGIDALKIKAPSPNVNCSTLSGGNQQKVLLAKWLATDPEVLILDEPTRGIDVGAKAEIYTIINNLAKEGLAIILISSEMPEVMNMSDRVVIMHEGRITGELAHQDGISQEMILTYAMGVNKNE
- a CDS encoding substrate-binding domain-containing protein, which encodes MKKKGVLSIMMAVAMAANLAGCGSSGTDAGSGEPTKTAEVSSEKEETSSGADKAASAEAKSDKVVSDITIAYVPTTMNNPFWTAMMGGIKDAMTDKGMDPGRQLVTVDAESDQATMNNYIYDLINQEVDAIIMAPMDCTACTEALLACADANIPVVNVDTAADRTDLVVSVIASDNYAAGVECAKNMMEKLEEGSKIYIMNQPSGTACVQREQGFRDTIGGYFNIIGTSDTSGDTATTLPVAEDAITADSGLAGFFCINDMAALGCVQACAASNRSDIVIYGVDGNPDFMSYVANGSATGSAAQQPSVVGASAVDVALSYLAGETVESEIVVPVELITADNIGDFDISDWQ
- a CDS encoding ROK family transcriptional regulator, producing the protein MKYGMNSNEMQKTNRTLVLKTLLENGSMTRTDLSARIGLQKATITNIINEFLDLGIIAVDGESASGRRGELICLKLDGIYIMSISINRKDYRVSVYSVDGHMINHIRFEFLEKRDIYEIIRRLKETGKNLIEQYGKDRVIEICLGLPGPYIRKDKDVDREEFLVSGFEQLSWVNIHKELEEAFGRPIISEHDAKLLAYAEWKCAEERQTDRHVSLVALGSVGFGIGAGIIINGKIVEGQLGIAGEIGHMGINYNGKHVQNGIQGTYEYCAGTESAVRYMLERLYEFPESPLTEKSSYWEILDAYKNGDPLAVYAIDKMAWMLGYGIASIVYIINPDCVILGADYPDLPEFLEKVQRSVSQFVHPSIMENVSIRCTKLKEDTVLLGGYYIALEKLFKNNLLLERIRQALC